AatcacatttcttcctttttttgaatTTCACAGGTTCTTCTTGCAAAACGAAAACTGGATGGGAAATACTATGCTGTCAAagtgttgcagaaaaaaattgttctcaACAGGAAAGAGGTTAAGAGAAACAGTCTTTTTCCACCCACCTCCcttgttttttcccttaattaCAAAATCATTCCTGTTTACTTAttgatctttttcttcttgcagcaAAAACATATTATGGCTGAACGTaatgtgcttttgaaaaatgtgaaacatcCATTTTTGGTTGGATTACATTACTCATtccaaacaacagaaaagctttACTTTGTCTTGGATTTTGTTAATGGAGGAGAGGTATGTGGTggttctgtttgcttttcagtcTGTCTATTCTGTTAATTCTAGGTGGGAGGAGCAAAACGATCTTTTACAATGGGCTGTGATCAGCAGTCTctcaattttgaaaatactgttaCTACCTGCTGTTTCTGCAGACTTCTGCAGCTATTTGGACCCTGTTCCTGTTCTTACTGACAACTTCAATCCAAATTTATTAATGCTTGTCAGAtacaaatactgtattttacagTTACATAAATTTACCTTTATTACAAATTAATCTTACGATTACATTTTTTACCGTGTAACACTGTCTTCCTCTTGCATTCCTCTGCATTAACTGAGATGTTGATACTtcagaaggggaagaaaagaaactgacAGTTGAATTTATTATATTGTGTCAGAGTTGGGACAAGATGTGCATTTCTCTCATCGAATGCATTGTCACCTTGCTTAGACTGTATTAGCAAAATCCTGGTTTGCTCTATTCTGAATTGTGGCCAGACTTTAGTTTTGTATTATTTCAGGCAAAATAAAGTACAGTTCAAAACAGCTTTCAAATTTGAATAGAAAACTGgggtggatttttattttttttgaacttcttaatttttttttaaatctttacaAGTTGAGTGTGCAGTGTAATTGTATCTGTGTGTTTATGATTTAATTTGTCTAGATTTTTGTATGTGCTCGAATTATTTGCAGACAGACAATTCTCTGTAGTAGAACTGATGGATCATCTTGGAATATACATCTCACACAGTGATCTACATCTAGATTATTTCAGAATACAGTTCTATAAATAATTATGCAAATCTTTGAATATAAGCATTTACAGAACTGAAAGATGACTTATTTGACACCAGGTTATATTCTGCTTGGAGGCAATCCTGCATGATTTAGTCTTGCCAACTTCTATTCACAGCTTAGTGATTTACTCTAGTTCCTTTTGACTAGTCCTGATTTTAAGGGAATGTGTTTAAGTTACCTATACATCTTAGCTACAAAGGAGAAGCAGGGAAGAGTGTAAAGTAATGACTAAGTCGTGCAGTAAAACCAATTCTATTtcattgaattttctttcattgaatctgtttcatctttaaaaaaaccaaaaaacaaaagtggACAACACAATAAATTACTCTTCACTGTAAAATTGTGTTATTaatctggtttgttttgtctgtGTAATATTCTTATTTCCTATTTGCATATTTACAGCTGTTCTTTCACTTACAAAGAGAACGTTCCTTTCCTGAGCACAGAGCCAGATTCTATGCTGCTGAAATAGCCAGTGCACTGGGCTACTTACACTCCATAAATATAGTGTACAGGTAAGTTTCTGAAATGTATCCTTGTCCTGAATAAattcaaaatgggaaaaattaccaaacaaaaaactctaCAAGGAATCATCTTACCAGAAGCCTGAACATAACAATTTCACCAAAACTTCAAGCATTCAGCTGAAGAATAATAAAACCCCTTGCCTCTGAAGCACTTTTGACTGCTGTTTTGATTTacttttaccttttcttttttattagggatttaaaaccagaaaacattCTCCTAGATTCACTAGTAAGTATGCAagattatttctgtcttctgtgttCTCTCTCAAAATTGACACTTCTGTGTATTCACATGTTGAGCATGTTCTCTTTTTAACATATCACTCTTTATTAAACAGGGTCATGTTGTGTTGACAGACTTTGGACTTTGTAAAGAAGGGATTGCAACTTCTGATACCACTGCAACTTTCTGTGGGACCCCAGAAGTATGTTGACAactttcatgggttttttttatcagtaATAAATGACTGTTGACTGTTATTACAGTTTGTGTAACTGGAAGGTCAAATATTGTGTTTTGTATTGCTGGGAGGTTTGCCTTCTTTTAACAAGCTGAAACCAAACTAAAGACACGCTCCCTAAAGATCTATTCTTTGTTCTTACTAATACTCAGTGTCCACTGCTTGCTACCCACTTGGCCATGCCTCATCTCTTCTGTACTGTGTTTCTCCAGCCCTtttcaaatactgttttctCCCATGTCTCCTAATGGCTGGGTATAACAGCTTCTACAGATTTGTCAATATGAGTCTACTTACCATATCCTGCCATTGATTCTTAGTAGGTTTATAGGGAATTAGTATCTGTGCCTCAGGAAATTATTGCATGTGCATGGAACTTTGAACTTGCTGACTGAGTTATTGAATTCTGTTGTCGTTTTACTGGGAAAACTACACTGGAAAACTTAGAATGTGGAAGGCTTGAACATGTATGATGGATTCACTGAACAGAGAATTAGAAATTTTGGTAATTTGATAAACATACTTTAAATTACAGGAAAGACCTTTGAAGGCAGTGTGAGATGTAGTATTTAGCTGAAACATTTGATATGAAGCAACTTTTCTTGGAAGTGTAGTCACTGTGAAGTGACTACACCCTAGGTTTTATCCATGCTAGCCTAattctctaaactactttttgttttttttattcattttagtATCTTGCACCAGAAGTCATTAAAAAGCAGCCCTATGACAACACAGTAGACTGGTGGTGCCTTGGTGCAGTTCTTTATGAAATGCTTTATGGGCTGGTATGTACCTTATATGTACAGGttgctttcttctcctctccccttttATTTGAAGTAACCTTTGAGTGTTGTTAAAGATGCTAACTTGTTCATAATGTTGGAATACTCCATTTAAGCAGATTAACAAATTGTTTTGTACTTAACACAgcacttatttttctcttttggattTTACTTTGCCTCTTGGTGTCTGACAGTtcatggaaaagcaaaatcGTAGACATCAGCAGAATCAGTAGTCATCAGCAAAATCAGTAGTCATCACTTTGAGGGACTGAGAGTAAATTGAATCAACAGTGATaatacacaataaaaaaaactaaacagcTTAGAAGTAAAATTTTGTCAAAtactggaataaataaaattaaaaggcatttattttatttatgtatccCAGGTTTTCTCCTAGCTTTTGACAGCATCAGAACAAAGGAATCTTGCTATGCTTCTAGTAATATGTAATTACTCCATTAATAATCTGTTCTAGTTTTCTCAAGTTGTCTCTTCCCTTAGGACCTTAAATAGGGAGATGGATTTGTTTTCCCGTTCTCAGGTTCTTTTCAGGCAAGTTCAGTGGGAGCTTTGAAGCTGGATGGCATCTATGGCTACTTAGGAGTGTGAGAACACATTAGGAGTAAAGGAGGCGGTTAGTGGGAAGTTAACAAGTGTAAAGTTCTGGCAGTGGCCATGACTGAATTAGAAGTTAGCAGTGCATAAAAAGGAGATTTCTGCTTCAATGATAGCAGCTTGTATGTCTTACAGAATCATTTACTGATCATACTTAACATACAAAACAACATTGCATGTGGCTTCAAATTCATGTagaacttgtatttttttagcCTCCTTTTTACTGCCGTGATGTTGCTGAGATGTACGATAATATTCTTCATAAACCCCTGGTTTTGCGCCCAGGAATCAGTCTTACAGCCTGGTCTATCCTGGAAGAACTTTTGGAGAAAGATCGGCAAAGCAGACTTGGAGCAAGGGAAGACTTTGTAAGTAATGTTTATCAAACCCTATTTCATTTAAAGGGACTCACCAAATTAATGTGCACAGCACGGGATTAATAGTTGGAGATAGAAATTGCATTGCTGCATCTGTCtctattttcctcctttttatttcttcagtaaagGCACCAGTGGGGTCTATCACTGGAAGTTGCTGGGGGTAAGAGAGCAATGATTGGAGTATTTTGAGCTTGGTTGCTGCTGTACTGGctagcaaaggaaaaacagtcaCTAAGGTGCACAGAAGTAGGTTTCACTGTTCATAGTGGAACTGGGAAATAATCAAAAGAAAAGGCTGTCATGTGGTAATACTAATGATTTGGAAACCAGTTTTTAGGTAAAGTTTtcagctgcaaacagcagcttttttttaGCCTTAAAATCATGGCAGACATTTTCCTGGTGAAGCAACAAAACCTTTGTTGGCAGAAAGTTGATGTGAGAAAATTTCTGGTGTCTTCAGAACTGTGTGATGAAGAAGGATCTAGAGTATGTACTCCATCCATTAATGGTGGGATCTTTGTAGTCTTTGTTTTGCAGTCCTTATGTAACTGGACCTTGTAACTGAGCAATATGAAAGGATTTAGGATACCTGCTTGCTGCTTCTTAAGTATTAAGTATATTGCAGAGTTGTTGAGGCAGCTGCTTCTCAGACAGAGATGTGCTTTACAAAAACTAACAAAACTTTAAGGCAGGAACACAtactaacagaaaaaaaattcatgctCTGTGGTAGACTTCAAGATTGTTGATTTTAGagtttaaaagcagaaagtatGATCTTGGAAGGAAAACTGTTTACAGAGGCAGTCTTACaaattttaattgctgtttttaCCGACTACAACTTTTATTGTGAAGTAAATTGTGAATAAACAAACTGATAAGGACATGCACATAAGAACTTCCCTATGTGCATGTAATATGAAGTAATGTTTACTACAGTGCACAGGATGGAATTATGAATTATATAAAATCTTTGTTCGCTGCAGCTTGAAATTCAGAAGCACCCATTCTTTGAATCTCTCAGCTGGACTGATCTTCTTCAGAAGAAGATTCCGCCACCATTTAATCCTAATGTGGTAGGTGCCTGGGGGTCAGCAATGGTGTTAGTGATTGTATCtcagatcacagaatattctgagttgaaagggacccacaaggatcatcaagtccagaTTTTAAGTGAATGCTCCATATGGGGACTGAACCCATAAACCTGGTGTTCCTAGCACCATGCTCTAAGCAATTGAGCTAATCTCACTAAGAGAgacttttcatattttttaagtttatcAGATCATTCAGAAAATAGGATTTGGTGAAATCTAACCTAAATGAAAAAATCCTAGCCTTGTAATACTGGAGTGGTGTGCTTccttaaatttcttttacttaAATAGAGTATAACAACAAAATAGACAGCCTTAAGAGTTAAATTTGGAATCTGAAGGATAGGCACAAGTTCAAAACACTGTATTAATTTGATGACTTACAGATCCTTCTGTTTCCTAGGTTGGACCTGATGATATTGGGAATTTTGATGCAGTGTTCACAGAAGAAATGGTCCCATACTCAGTTTGTGTTTCTTCTGACTACAACATTGTTAATGCCAGTGTCCTAGAGGCAGACGATGCATTTGTTGGATTTTCTTACGCACCACCTTCTGAAGATGGGTTTTCCTAGGAACTTAGAAGCAAAGAGTGGTTTGGAAGTTTTGGGTTGAACTGAAATGTTAGGATTATGGACACATTCCGAAATAGCGTAAATAGTGCCTCGTCTTGTATGTAGGTTTGAAACCTATGAACAAACTTTCTCTGCTGTATAGGAGGAATTTGGGCATTTCGGATGGCTTTCTTTGGGGTTTGAACTgtttgttcctgctgcagaaaatattttttaaaacctttaaaaagcattctctacatattttttaagcaaaaacaCTGACTGTTCTCCTCAATCCCTTTGAGTTTACATTCATACCTATATAATTTGGCTggcacaaacagcagcaaatttAGTAAATTTATAAATGCTTTTGTACTTATTTACCGTGACTTTGTGCTTGAATTGTAACTATGCAAATTGTCTTTTGTATATCctggtttaaaaaaaggtaaatgttTTCCCTGTTACCAGTTTGGAGTATGTGTTAATTTACCTGTCAGCACTTAAATGATATAAGTTAAGGACCAAGAATCTTAAGGACTTCTGCAGAATGAAAACTTGGTTACATAAAACTGGATTGTTGCTCTTGCACTTGCTGAAGTACCCATTGACTCAAGTGGATTGTCTGAGGTATGGGGGGTTACTCAAAGCAAGGACAGAACAAATTAACTGGATTGATTTGATAACATTACTTATTACGTgttctacttttctttcttccctaaGTATGTCTATATTTCAACTacattaaaagtatttttggttAAAGCTCTGCTTCTCCAAAGATCTGATATGCAATAATCATGGTTACTTTAAAAGTAAGTCAATTAGCTTTGACATTTTGGGGGTGGGTGGTGAGATGATCATGCCAAATATTAGGGATTTTTCTCACAGATTGGTAGTTTAAAACACTCTTATGTTCCAAATTGATTGTATTTCAGCATTCATAGCTACTTGTCTTAGTGTTCCAGTTTGCACCATTTTTAAATCTTCACTTGATGTTGGGGGGGAAATGTAAATTACACTGATAATTTTAGAAATGTGAAAAGCTATTGTCTTTCTCATACACATGTATGGACAAACATAATTCTGAACAATTTCTGtttaaggaaattttttttaaacaatgcaAAAATTGACTGCAGTTACAGTGTATAAAAGGCATATAATGGTAGTagtttattatatatattacttGTAAATAACAacttatttttgtctgttaCTCCAAAAATGTTCAGTGTCTTTTTGTTCATAAATATATTCAGTTAAATGCCTTGATTTTAGAGAAGTATGGTAAGATACTGATACATCATAATGATACGTAAATTGAATGAATGTTACATAAATTTCAGTATCTAAGTCAACTTGGTTTTGGCAAAATAAGCAGCTAAAATAAATACTCCTTATATGTCAAGATCAGATAAGAATTGAGAACCATGGGGTGAAAGTGTATCAAATCATAATTCTTTTGAAGTACATGTTCTATCAATACATTGATAATGTAGAAGAGTGGTAAGTAAAACAGGATTCCTTGCTTACCTCAAGGGTTATCTTCTGTGGCATAGTTTTCTGCATAGTGGTGATGCTTAGCAGTTGCTACATGAGGTTTTGGAAGAAGCGTTTGGGTAAAAAGTAGGAATCTACAttggcaggggaggaaggaaggaactgTATAATTTGTGGGAGCAGAATGGTGCCTTGGCACTCATTTTCCATAGTTCTCTTCTGCAAGGGTTGAAAAAAGCTGTTCAGGACAACCAAGAACTATGTGAATCTTTTCCttgacattaaaataatttggaagtAACAGCCCTGGGGTTTTTTTCGgttgggggggtggggaggtGTTTGGTTGTTTcgttttggggattttgtgttgttttgttctttttatttatttaattttttttaacatggcTTTCTGATGGACTGGGAAACAAATTTATGGTATGAAAGGAAGTATTCATTCTCATACTTAATTTTTAGTCTGTATGCTCCTGAAATTGTTGTGAAATTATGTGGCTAATATAACTACCTTCTCTTTATGGCAAGGAGGTACAGTGCTGTATAGGGATGTGAAGGAGAgggaatatttcagaaattgttGTTGTCGGAACTGGCaccctttttaatttttgtcttatATTCCAAGGTGTTCATACCTAGCTGCCTGAATGTATGAagggttttggatttttttcttttttgtcagaATTCAGGGGATcattccttggaaaaaaaaaagtggcaatTGAAGTTGCTCCTTGGAGAGCATCTTAATATTTGCTTATTaagctttttccttcagcagacTGCCTTTTGGCAAAGTGTGAATGTGTTCAGCATATCACTTGAAGTACTTAAGTTCTTTGAACTAAAGGTTAACAGACTGTATAACATCAGGCAATAAAACCTCACAGTATTTCTTGTTCCACATCTCTGTGCATCCCATGAGGATGGTTTCCAGACGTGCATTTGGAGGGTTGTAGCTGCCTcacccagggctgagctgtaAAAGCGACATCGGAAACACTTGGTAAAGCCTAGAGAGGAG
The sequence above is drawn from the Parus major isolate Abel chromosome 2, Parus_major1.1, whole genome shotgun sequence genome and encodes:
- the SGK3 gene encoding serine/threonine-protein kinase Sgk3 isoform X1 produces the protein MDLKESCPSVSIPSSDEHREKKKRFTVYKVLVSVGRNEWFVFRRYAEFDKLYNTLKKQFPTMNLKIPAKRIFGDNFDPDFIKQRRAGLNEFIQNLVRQPELCNHPDVRAFLQMDNPKHQSDPSEDEDERSSRKLNSTSQNINLGPSGNPHAKPTDFDFLKVIGKGSFGKVLLAKRKLDGKYYAVKVLQKKIVLNRKEQKHIMAERNVLLKNVKHPFLVGLHYSFQTTEKLYFVLDFVNGGELFFHLQRERSFPEHRARFYAAEIASALGYLHSINIVYRDLKPENILLDSLGHVVLTDFGLCKEGIATSDTTATFCGTPEYLAPEVIKKQPYDNTVDWWCLGAVLYEMLYGLPPFYCRDVAEMYDNILHKPLVLRPGISLTAWSILEELLEKDRQSRLGAREDFLEIQKHPFFESLSWTDLLQKKIPPPFNPNVVGPDDIGNFDAVFTEEMVPYSVCVSSDYNIVNASVLEADDAFVGFSYAPPSEDGFS
- the SGK3 gene encoding serine/threonine-protein kinase Sgk3 isoform X2; this encodes MNLKIPAKRIFGDNFDPDFIKQRRAGLNEFIQNLVRQPELCNHPDVRAFLQMDNPKHQSDPSEDEDERSSRKLNSTSQNINLGPSGNPHAKPTDFDFLKVIGKGSFGKVLLAKRKLDGKYYAVKVLQKKIVLNRKEQKHIMAERNVLLKNVKHPFLVGLHYSFQTTEKLYFVLDFVNGGELFFHLQRERSFPEHRARFYAAEIASALGYLHSINIVYRDLKPENILLDSLGHVVLTDFGLCKEGIATSDTTATFCGTPEYLAPEVIKKQPYDNTVDWWCLGAVLYEMLYGLPPFYCRDVAEMYDNILHKPLVLRPGISLTAWSILEELLEKDRQSRLGAREDFLEIQKHPFFESLSWTDLLQKKIPPPFNPNVVGPDDIGNFDAVFTEEMVPYSVCVSSDYNIVNASVLEADDAFVGFSYAPPSEDGFS
- the SGK3 gene encoding serine/threonine-protein kinase Sgk3 isoform X3, with translation MDNPKHQSDPSEDEDERSSRKLNSTSQNINLGPSGNPHAKPTDFDFLKVIGKGSFGKVLLAKRKLDGKYYAVKVLQKKIVLNRKEQKHIMAERNVLLKNVKHPFLVGLHYSFQTTEKLYFVLDFVNGGELFFHLQRERSFPEHRARFYAAEIASALGYLHSINIVYRDLKPENILLDSLGHVVLTDFGLCKEGIATSDTTATFCGTPEYLAPEVIKKQPYDNTVDWWCLGAVLYEMLYGLPPFYCRDVAEMYDNILHKPLVLRPGISLTAWSILEELLEKDRQSRLGAREDFLEIQKHPFFESLSWTDLLQKKIPPPFNPNVVGPDDIGNFDAVFTEEMVPYSVCVSSDYNIVNASVLEADDAFVGFSYAPPSEDGFS